The bacterium genome contains the following window.
AGGCGGGGAAACACAGCGTTGTGTGGGATGGAAGAGATGATGGCGGGAATATGGTTTCTTCCGGAGTCTATATTCCGCAGCTCGTCAGCGGGGGAAATGTTGCTGCGGGACGCATGATGCTGACAAAATGACAGTTTAAGCTGCAAATGGGTGTCCGGTCAGAAATCTAACCCGGAAAATTCAAAAATGATACCCGGCAGGGACAGGTCACGGCCTGTCCCTGCTTGATTATTACAATTTTACCCGGACACTCTTGAATATATTAAAAAAATTCACACCCGTGTAAATCCGCCCAATCCGCGAGAATTCCTGTTTTATTAAATTTTGTGAATAAACCCAGGTTAATCAATTTCCGTGAAAAAATCCTGAATTTCTTTCTTATATGCACCCAGTTTCTGTTCGATTATATCAAGATTCGATTTTACTTTTTCCTGAGATAATCCAAGAATAGCCAGCGCTGCCGGGGAAGGATCGGGAACGAGCGAATCACAGGGATTGCCTATCTGAATCTTGCGGCACATGTAATCCGCCAGATTGATGATGTGGGGCATTTTATTACCCATCTCGGTCATCGATCCGGGATCATGGTGAAGCGATATTGCTGAGCTGATTTCCTCGGGCAATCCCCAGAGATCGCAGAGTACCTCACCGATCATGGTATGGTCGGTATTCAATATCCTTCGTTCGGCAAGTATGATCCGGCATCTGTTTTCAGCGGCTAATTCGACAACTTTCGCATACTGCACGGGGAAAATCAGAGCAAGAACAATTTTACCAATATCATGAAGCAAACCGATTGTATAGGCGACTTCGGGACGTTCTTTTATCGTAAGCTGGGAAA
Protein-coding sequences here:
- a CDS encoding HDOD domain-containing protein, giving the protein MSIDFIEDVKRSIESSIPTSAGIVGKVTKIIYDDSASISDLVKVIEHDPPLTAKILKVANSAYYGSSTTITSLSRAVVVLGFNTIKEIIVSVSVLHYFFDNEGSSVVDLPGLWLHSEGTARASQIISQLTIKERPEVAYTIGLLHDIGKIVLALIFPVQYAKVVELAAENRCRIILAERRILNTDHTMIGEVLCDLWGLPEEISSAISLHHDPGSMTEMGNKMPHIINLADYMCRKIQIGNPCDSLVPDPSPAALAILGLSQEKVKSNLDIIEQKLGAYKKEIQDFFTEID